A genomic window from Gossypium hirsutum isolate 1008001.06 chromosome D12, Gossypium_hirsutum_v2.1, whole genome shotgun sequence includes:
- the LOC107946244 gene encoding uncharacterized protein isoform X2, whose translation MGIFTRSVVSRKPNESMRLIVTAFVGVVFGFLIGLCFPKLSLTKFSLSASILTAIDFKYTEYTKLGPSSSTRVSHPVGNNGSSANVTLKKIWVPSNPRGAERLPPGIVRAESDLYLRRLWGKPSEFSGNFTVLLFHYDGRTTEWDEFEWSKKAIHVSVRRQTKWWYAKRFLHPDIVATYDYIFIWDEDLGVEHFNAEEYIKLVRKHGLEISQPGLEPNKGLTWQMTKRRGDHEVHKETEEKPGWCNHPHVPPCAAFVEIMAPVFSRDTWRCVWHMIQNDLVHGWGLDFALRKCVEPAHEKIGVVDSQWIVHQSVPSLGNQGESLDGKAPWKGVRERCKKEWSIFQTRFSRAEKAYLKEINSTSH comes from the exons ATGGGGATCTTTACACGCAG TGTAGTTAGTAGAAAGCCGAATGAGAGCATGAGGCTTATTGTAACAGCATTTGTTGGAGTAGTTTTTGGCTTCTTGATAGGATTATGTTTTCCAAAATTGTCGTTGACAAAG TTCAGTCTATCAGCCAGCATTCTTACTGCTATTGATTTCAAATACACCGAGTACACTAAGTTGGGCCCCTCAAGCTCAACTCGTGTGTCCCATCCAGTTGGTAATAATGGTAGCTCTGCTAACGTCACATTAAAGAAG ATTTGGGTCCCATCAAATCCTCGAGGTGCAGAAAGACTACCACCAGGAATTGTTAGAGCTGAGTCAGATTTATACTTACGCAGATTATGGGGCAAACCCAGTGAG TTTTCAGGGAATTTTACCGTCCTTCTCTTTCATTATGATGGTCGAACAACTGAATGGGATGAGTTTGAGTGGTCAAAGAAGGCAATACATGTAAGTGTTCGTAGGCAGACTAAATG GTGGTATGCCAAGAGGTTTTTGCACCCTGACATTGTCGCAACCTATGACTACATATTTATCTGGGATGAGGATTTGGGGGTTGAGCATTTCAATGCTGAAGA atATATTAAACTGGTGAGGAAGCATGGACTGGAGATTTCACAGCCTGGTCTGGAACCAAATAAAGGGTTAACCTGGCAAATGACAAAGAGAAGAGGTGATCATGAAGTTCACAA AGAAACAGAGGAGAAACCGGGCTGGTGCAATCATCCACATGTTCCTCCATGTGCAGC GTTTGTTGAGATAATGGCTCCCGTGTTTTCACGAGACACATGGCGGTGCGTATGGCATATGATTCAG AATGACTTGGTCCATGGCTGGGGTCTTGATTTTGCCCTCAGAAAATGTGTAGAG CCCGCCCATGAGAAGATAGGTGTAGTAGATTCTCAATGGATTGTTCATCAATCCGTTCCCTCTCTTGGGAACCAG GGAGAGTCATTAGATGGGAAGGCACCATGGAAAGGG GTGAGGGAGAGGTGCAAAAAGGAATGGAGTATATTTCAAACGAGGTTTTCAAGGGCGGAGAAAGCATACTTGAAGGAAATAAATTCAACATCTCattag
- the LOC107946244 gene encoding uncharacterized protein isoform X1, with translation MGIFTRSVVSRKPNESMRLIVTAFVGVVFGFLIGLCFPKLSLTKFSLSASILTAIDFKYTEYTKLGPSSSTRVSHPVGNNGSSANVTLKKIWVPSNPRGAERLPPGIVRAESDLYLRRLWGKPSEDLTSKPKYLVTFTVGYDQRKNIDAAVKKFSGNFTVLLFHYDGRTTEWDEFEWSKKAIHVSVRRQTKWWYAKRFLHPDIVATYDYIFIWDEDLGVEHFNAEEYIKLVRKHGLEISQPGLEPNKGLTWQMTKRRGDHEVHKETEEKPGWCNHPHVPPCAAFVEIMAPVFSRDTWRCVWHMIQNDLVHGWGLDFALRKCVEPAHEKIGVVDSQWIVHQSVPSLGNQGESLDGKAPWKGVRERCKKEWSIFQTRFSRAEKAYLKEINSTSH, from the exons ATGGGGATCTTTACACGCAG TGTAGTTAGTAGAAAGCCGAATGAGAGCATGAGGCTTATTGTAACAGCATTTGTTGGAGTAGTTTTTGGCTTCTTGATAGGATTATGTTTTCCAAAATTGTCGTTGACAAAG TTCAGTCTATCAGCCAGCATTCTTACTGCTATTGATTTCAAATACACCGAGTACACTAAGTTGGGCCCCTCAAGCTCAACTCGTGTGTCCCATCCAGTTGGTAATAATGGTAGCTCTGCTAACGTCACATTAAAGAAG ATTTGGGTCCCATCAAATCCTCGAGGTGCAGAAAGACTACCACCAGGAATTGTTAGAGCTGAGTCAGATTTATACTTACGCAGATTATGGGGCAAACCCAGTGAG GATTTGACCAGCAAGCCAAAGTATCTTGTCACATTTACTGTTGGTTATGATCAACGAAAGAATATTGATGCTGCAGTTAAAAAg TTTTCAGGGAATTTTACCGTCCTTCTCTTTCATTATGATGGTCGAACAACTGAATGGGATGAGTTTGAGTGGTCAAAGAAGGCAATACATGTAAGTGTTCGTAGGCAGACTAAATG GTGGTATGCCAAGAGGTTTTTGCACCCTGACATTGTCGCAACCTATGACTACATATTTATCTGGGATGAGGATTTGGGGGTTGAGCATTTCAATGCTGAAGA atATATTAAACTGGTGAGGAAGCATGGACTGGAGATTTCACAGCCTGGTCTGGAACCAAATAAAGGGTTAACCTGGCAAATGACAAAGAGAAGAGGTGATCATGAAGTTCACAA AGAAACAGAGGAGAAACCGGGCTGGTGCAATCATCCACATGTTCCTCCATGTGCAGC GTTTGTTGAGATAATGGCTCCCGTGTTTTCACGAGACACATGGCGGTGCGTATGGCATATGATTCAG AATGACTTGGTCCATGGCTGGGGTCTTGATTTTGCCCTCAGAAAATGTGTAGAG CCCGCCCATGAGAAGATAGGTGTAGTAGATTCTCAATGGATTGTTCATCAATCCGTTCCCTCTCTTGGGAACCAG GGAGAGTCATTAGATGGGAAGGCACCATGGAAAGGG GTGAGGGAGAGGTGCAAAAAGGAATGGAGTATATTTCAAACGAGGTTTTCAAGGGCGGAGAAAGCATACTTGAAGGAAATAAATTCAACATCTCattag
- the LOC107946243 gene encoding protein PECTIC ARABINOGALACTAN SYNTHESIS-RELATED isoform X2 encodes MVELRHPSSSLGSRVASSPMKRDEDTSPLIHDHFSQHVEDHPRHSSRDRERSFWWQTYSFSPFSKDDPRFSQRGSRISLFLLLFVAIAGLISIFSILHRLNSPYLCKKDGIVLHCPRVKEKPSLWENPFSATTSWKPCAERREGGISDLPPENETSGYLFIHAEGGLNQQRIAICNAVAVAKIMNATLILPVLKQDQIWKDQTKFEDIFDVDHFINYLKDDVRIVRDIPEWFTDKSELFTSIRRTVKNIPKYAPAQFYIDNVLPRIKEKKIMSLKPFVDRLGYDNVPPEINRLRCRVNYHALKFLPEIEQMSDLLVSRMRNRTGSPNPYMALHLRFEKGMVGLSFCDFVGTREEKARMAEYRQKEWPRRYKNGTHLWQLALQKRKEGRCPLEPGEVAVILRAMGYPKETQIYVASGQVYGGQNRMAPLRNMFPNLGFTLPVPLLIYGSIKAVYLFRPVS; translated from the exons ATGGTAGAGCTAAGACACCCGAGCAGCTCGCTCGGGAGCCGAGTCGCTTCTTCTCCAATGAAACGCGACGAGGACACCTCTCCTCTGATCCATGATCACTTTTCCCAGCACGTCGAGGATCACCCTCGCCATTCTTCACGAGATCGTGAGCGTTCCTTTTGGTGGCAAACTTACTCCTTTTCCCCTTTCTCCAAGGATGATCCTAGGTTTTCTCAACGCGGCTCCAGGATCTCTCTTTTCTTGCTCCTTTTTGTCGCCATTGCTGGATTGATCTCCATTTTCTCGATCTTGCATCGATTA AATTCCCCGTATTTATGTAAAAAGGATGGCATTGTTCTGCATTGTCCGCGT GTTAAGGAGAAGCCTTCACTTTGGGAGAATCCTTTCTCTGCAACTACTTCTTGGAAGCCCTGTGCTGAGCGCCGTGAAGGTGGAATATCAG ATCTTCCTCCTGAGAATGAAACAAGTGgttatctattcattcatgctGAGGGTGGTCTAAATCAGCAAAGAATTGCG ATATGTAATGCAGTGGCTGTGGCTAAAATTATGAATGCCACTCTTATCTTGCCAGTGCTGAAGCAGGACCAGATTTGGAAAGACCAAAC CAAATTTGAAGACATTTTTGATGTTGATCATTTCATCAACTACTTGAAGGATGACGTGCGAATTGTTCGTGACATACCTGAGTGGTTTACTGACAAATCAGAATTATTTACCAGTATAAG GCGGACAGTGAAGAACATTCCAAAATATGCTCCAGCACAATTTTACATTGACAATGTGCTGCCTCGAATCAAAGAGAAGAAGATAATGTCTCTAAAACCTTTTGTTGATAGACTTGG GTATGATAATGTCCCTCCAGAAATTAACAGGCTAAGATGCAGAGTCAATTATCATGCTCTTAAATTTCTCCCAGAGATAGAGCAAATGTCAGATTTATTGGTATCAAGGATGAGGAACCGCACAGGAAGTCCGAATCCTTACAT GGCTTTACATCTTAGGTTTGAGAAAGGGATGGTGGGCCTAtcattttgtgattttgttggaACTAGGGAGGAGAAAGCTAGAATGGCAGAATACAGACAAAAAGAATGGCCTCGACGGTATAAG AATGGAACCCATCTGTGGCAGCTGGCTCTGCAGAAAAGGAAAGAAGGAAGGTGTCCTCTTGAACCTGGGGAAGTGGCAGTGATTCTTCGAGCCATGGGCTATCCGAAGGAAACACAGATTTATGTTGCTTCTGGCCAGGTTTATGGTGGTCAGAATCGGATGGCACCCTTAAGGAACATGTTCCCAAATCTG GGATTCACTCTTCCTGTCCCACTTCTTATATATGGAAGCATTAAAGCTGTATACTTATTCAGACCTGTTAGTTAA
- the LOC107946245 gene encoding uncharacterized protein, whose translation MWWMMNEGGGHYCSKKSDDICGDVCGQESSRLSMSRIRCILRGIDFKTYIFVFVMIPTCIFGIYLHGQKISYFLRPLWESPPKPFHDIPHYYHENVSMETLCKLHGWGIREFPRRVYDAVLFSNEVDILTLRWQELYPYITQFVLLESNSTFTGIPKPMVFASNRDQFKFVEPRLTYGTIGGRFKKAENPFVEEALQRVALDQLLKIAGITDDDLLIMSDVDEIPSRHTINLLRWCDDIPQVLHLRLKNYLYSFEFLVDNNSWRASVHRYQTGKTRYAHYRQSDEILADAGWHCSFCFRHISEFIFKMKAYSHNDRVRFSHYLNPKRIQRVICKGADLFDMLPEEYTFKEIIGKMGPIPHSYSAVHLPSFLLENADKYKFLLPGNCIRENG comes from the exons ATGTGGTGGATGATGAATGAAGGAGGAGGACATTATTGTTCTAAAAAATCTGATGATATCTGTGGAGATGTTTGTGGCCAG GAATCAAGCCGGTTGAGCATGTCGAGAATCCGTTGTATACTGCGCGGCATTGATTTCAAAACTTACATTTTTGTATTTGTTATGATTCCGACATGTATATTCGGTATATATCTTCATGGCCAGAAGATTTCGTACTTTCTTCGGCCACTTTGGGAATCACCACCCAAACCTTTCCATGATATCCCACATTATTATCATGAAAATGTGTCGATGGAGACGCTCTGCAAACTTCACGGTTGGGGGATTCGTGAATTTCCAAGACGGGTTTATGATGCGGTGTTGTTTAGTAATGAGGTGGATATTCTTACTCTACGGTGGCAAGAGTTGTACCCCTACATTACACAGTTTGTTCTTCTCGAGTCTAATTCCACATTTACTGGAATTCCAAAGCCTATGGTTTTTGCTAGCAATCGAGATCAATTCAAGTTTGTTGAGCCCCGGTTGACTTATGGGACAATCGGAGGAAGGTTTAAGAAAGCAGAAAACCCCTTTGTTGAGGAGGCTTTGCAGCGAGTAGCATTAGACCAACTTCTCAAAATTGCAGGAATTACAGACGATGACTTGTTGATAATGTCGGATGTTGATGAGATACCAAGCAGACATACTATCAACCTCCTCAGGTGGTGTGATGACATACCTCAAGTGCTTCATCTTCGGCTAAAGAATTATCTTTATTCCTTTGAGTTTCTTGTGGATAACAACAGCTGGAGGGCATCTGTCCATAGGTATCAAACAGGGAAAACAAGGTATGCTCATTATCGCCAGTCAGATGAGATTCTGGCAGATGCGGGTTGGCACTGCAGCTTTTGCTTTCGCCACATCAGTGAGTTCATATTTAAGATGAAAGCTTACAGCCATAATGATAGAGTGAGGTTCTCACACTATTTGAACCCGAAAAGGATTCAGAGAGTAATCTGCAAGGGTGCTGATCTATTCGACATGCTTCCGGAGGAGTACACATTCAAGGAAATAATCGGGAAAATGGGACCTATCCCTCATTCCTACTCAGCCGTTCATCTTCCATCATTTCTTCTAGAGAATGCAGATAAATACAAGTTTCTTTTGCCTGGAAATTGTATTAGAGAAAACGGGTGA
- the LOC107946244 gene encoding uncharacterized protein isoform X3, translated as MPFKLLDAEIWVPSNPRGAERLPPGIVRAESDLYLRRLWGKPSEDLTSKPKYLVTFTVGYDQRKNIDAAVKKFSGNFTVLLFHYDGRTTEWDEFEWSKKAIHVSVRRQTKWWYAKRFLHPDIVATYDYIFIWDEDLGVEHFNAEEYIKLVRKHGLEISQPGLEPNKGLTWQMTKRRGDHEVHKETEEKPGWCNHPHVPPCAAFVEIMAPVFSRDTWRCVWHMIQNDLVHGWGLDFALRKCVEPAHEKIGVVDSQWIVHQSVPSLGNQGESLDGKAPWKGVRERCKKEWSIFQTRFSRAEKAYLKEINSTSH; from the exons ATGCCATTCAAACTTTTGGATGCAGAg ATTTGGGTCCCATCAAATCCTCGAGGTGCAGAAAGACTACCACCAGGAATTGTTAGAGCTGAGTCAGATTTATACTTACGCAGATTATGGGGCAAACCCAGTGAG GATTTGACCAGCAAGCCAAAGTATCTTGTCACATTTACTGTTGGTTATGATCAACGAAAGAATATTGATGCTGCAGTTAAAAAg TTTTCAGGGAATTTTACCGTCCTTCTCTTTCATTATGATGGTCGAACAACTGAATGGGATGAGTTTGAGTGGTCAAAGAAGGCAATACATGTAAGTGTTCGTAGGCAGACTAAATG GTGGTATGCCAAGAGGTTTTTGCACCCTGACATTGTCGCAACCTATGACTACATATTTATCTGGGATGAGGATTTGGGGGTTGAGCATTTCAATGCTGAAGA atATATTAAACTGGTGAGGAAGCATGGACTGGAGATTTCACAGCCTGGTCTGGAACCAAATAAAGGGTTAACCTGGCAAATGACAAAGAGAAGAGGTGATCATGAAGTTCACAA AGAAACAGAGGAGAAACCGGGCTGGTGCAATCATCCACATGTTCCTCCATGTGCAGC GTTTGTTGAGATAATGGCTCCCGTGTTTTCACGAGACACATGGCGGTGCGTATGGCATATGATTCAG AATGACTTGGTCCATGGCTGGGGTCTTGATTTTGCCCTCAGAAAATGTGTAGAG CCCGCCCATGAGAAGATAGGTGTAGTAGATTCTCAATGGATTGTTCATCAATCCGTTCCCTCTCTTGGGAACCAG GGAGAGTCATTAGATGGGAAGGCACCATGGAAAGGG GTGAGGGAGAGGTGCAAAAAGGAATGGAGTATATTTCAAACGAGGTTTTCAAGGGCGGAGAAAGCATACTTGAAGGAAATAAATTCAACATCTCattag
- the LOC107946243 gene encoding protein PECTIC ARABINOGALACTAN SYNTHESIS-RELATED isoform X1 encodes MVELRHPSSSLGSRVASSPMKRDEDTSPLIHDHFSQHVEDHPRHSSRDRERSFWWQTYSFSPFSKDDPRFSQRGSRISLFLLLFVAIAGLISIFSILHRLNSPYLCKKDGIVLHCPRVKEKPSLWENPFSATTSWKPCAERREGGISDLPPENETSGYLFIHAEGGLNQQRIAICNAVAVAKIMNATLILPVLKQDQIWKDQTKFEDIFDVDHFINYLKDDVRIVRDIPEWFTDKSELFTSIRRTVKNIPKYAPAQFYIDNVLPRIKEKKIMSLKPFVDRLGYDNVPPEINRLRCRVNYHALKFLPEIEQMSDLLVSRMRNRTGSPNPYMALHLRFEKGMVGLSFCDFVGTREEKARMAEYRQKEWPRRYKNGTHLWQLALQKRKEGRCPLEPGEVAVILRAMGYPKETQIYVASGQVYGGQNRMAPLRNMFPNLVTKEELASKEELAAFRKHVTSLAALDFLVCLKSDVFVMTHGGNFAKLIIGARRYVGHRQKSIKPDKGLMSKSFGDPYMGWANFVEDVVITHQTRTGLPEETFPNYDLWENPLTPCMCKA; translated from the exons ATGGTAGAGCTAAGACACCCGAGCAGCTCGCTCGGGAGCCGAGTCGCTTCTTCTCCAATGAAACGCGACGAGGACACCTCTCCTCTGATCCATGATCACTTTTCCCAGCACGTCGAGGATCACCCTCGCCATTCTTCACGAGATCGTGAGCGTTCCTTTTGGTGGCAAACTTACTCCTTTTCCCCTTTCTCCAAGGATGATCCTAGGTTTTCTCAACGCGGCTCCAGGATCTCTCTTTTCTTGCTCCTTTTTGTCGCCATTGCTGGATTGATCTCCATTTTCTCGATCTTGCATCGATTA AATTCCCCGTATTTATGTAAAAAGGATGGCATTGTTCTGCATTGTCCGCGT GTTAAGGAGAAGCCTTCACTTTGGGAGAATCCTTTCTCTGCAACTACTTCTTGGAAGCCCTGTGCTGAGCGCCGTGAAGGTGGAATATCAG ATCTTCCTCCTGAGAATGAAACAAGTGgttatctattcattcatgctGAGGGTGGTCTAAATCAGCAAAGAATTGCG ATATGTAATGCAGTGGCTGTGGCTAAAATTATGAATGCCACTCTTATCTTGCCAGTGCTGAAGCAGGACCAGATTTGGAAAGACCAAAC CAAATTTGAAGACATTTTTGATGTTGATCATTTCATCAACTACTTGAAGGATGACGTGCGAATTGTTCGTGACATACCTGAGTGGTTTACTGACAAATCAGAATTATTTACCAGTATAAG GCGGACAGTGAAGAACATTCCAAAATATGCTCCAGCACAATTTTACATTGACAATGTGCTGCCTCGAATCAAAGAGAAGAAGATAATGTCTCTAAAACCTTTTGTTGATAGACTTGG GTATGATAATGTCCCTCCAGAAATTAACAGGCTAAGATGCAGAGTCAATTATCATGCTCTTAAATTTCTCCCAGAGATAGAGCAAATGTCAGATTTATTGGTATCAAGGATGAGGAACCGCACAGGAAGTCCGAATCCTTACAT GGCTTTACATCTTAGGTTTGAGAAAGGGATGGTGGGCCTAtcattttgtgattttgttggaACTAGGGAGGAGAAAGCTAGAATGGCAGAATACAGACAAAAAGAATGGCCTCGACGGTATAAG AATGGAACCCATCTGTGGCAGCTGGCTCTGCAGAAAAGGAAAGAAGGAAGGTGTCCTCTTGAACCTGGGGAAGTGGCAGTGATTCTTCGAGCCATGGGCTATCCGAAGGAAACACAGATTTATGTTGCTTCTGGCCAGGTTTATGGTGGTCAGAATCGGATGGCACCCTTAAGGAACATGTTCCCAAATCTG GTTACCAAGGAAGAGTTAGCAAGTAAGGAGGAGTTAGCTGCTTTCAGGAAGCATGTAACAAGCTTGGCAGCTCTTGATTTCTTGGTGTGCCTGAAGTCTGATGTGTTCGTGATGACGCATGGTGGCAACTTTGCTAAGTTGATAATTGGAGCAAGAAGGTACGTGGGTCACCGTCAAAAATCCATAAAACCAGACAAGGGGCTTATGTCCAAATCTTTTGGGGATCCTTATATGGGGTGGGCGAATTTTGTCGAGGACGTGGTTATCACCCACCAGACACGAACTGGATTGCCGGAAGAGACCTTCCCAAACTATGACCTTTGGGAGAACCCCCTAACTCCTTGCATGTGTAAAGCCTGA